The region ATGATGACGGCGTTTTCGCGATCTCAACCGTTTGCACGCACCTTGGCTGTATCGTAAAGCCCAGCCCAACCGGCTTTAACTGTCCTTGTCACGGATCCGCCTATACAACTGATGGTCTAGTTACAAAGGGGCCGGCCCCAAAGGCTCTGCCGTGGCTAAAAGTTACCAAGAGCGGCAGCGGATACGTTGTCGATGAAGAAGCTATGGTCAAAACAGGAACAAAGGTATAGGTTATGAAAACCGCCGAACACACAGCCCTACACGAATTCTGGAAGAACCTCACGGCAGCGCCTCGCCGAATGCTTGAGGTCACATTCAGAAGCGGTGTGCCGAAAACCGACCGGACCCGTTCGACCTTTGTTTTCGGCAACGTCTTCTTGCATCTCCATTCCGTCAGAACCCATCTCTGGACGCTTCGATGGAGCACAACAATGGGCCTCGGCATCATGACCACCGCCGCTTTCCTGATAACGCTGGTTACCGGTGTTTTGCTGATGTTCTATTACAAACCATATCCGGATGTCGCATATCTCTCGATCAAAGATATACATTTCGTCGTTCCCACCGGAAGATTTATGCAAAACATTCACCGCTGGGCGGCGAATGTGATGGTCGTCGCTGTGATATTGCATATGGCCAGGGCGTTTTACACTGCCGCATATCGCAAACCTCGTGAATTTAATTGGCTGATCGGCTGGGGCTTATTGGTCTTAACTCTTGCTCTTTCATTTACCGGATATCTTTTACCGTGGGATCAACTCGCATATTGGGCGATCACGATCGGAGCGAATATCGCTCAATCACCGCGTGAAATAACTGACGCAATTGGCATTACACAATGGATGGACATCGGCGGATTGCAGCGTGAATTGCTGCTCGGCTCGGACAAGGTTGGCGAGGAGGCTCTGATCCGATTCTACTTGCTTCATGTAATGATCCTACCCATCGGCATAGTGATGCTAATGGCGGTTCATTTCTGGAGGATACGTAAGGACGGCGGGCTGGCTCGTCCAAAAAATGCCGACGAATTGGTCGGGCCTCTCAAGGAAGAAAACTACCCTGTTTTTACCGAAACTCCGCAAAAAACCTATCAGCTTGCTGCGGTCGTCAAAGGCAAAACCTCAGCCGTGGGGAACGGGCCCGAGAATACTCTGCCGTCGATGCCGCACCTCTTCTATGCGGAAATGGCTGTGCTGATGCTGACGGTATTGATATGTCTCGCATTGGCGATGTATTCCGACGCACCGCTCAAGGAACTCGCAAATCCCTGATCCCCGAAAATCCGGCAAAAGCTCCGTGGTATTTTCTAGGGCTACAAGAGATCGTCTCATTCTCCGCATTTACGGGCGGGATTGGGATACCCGCATTGTGCATTCTCGGCCTTGGGATGATCCCGTTCTTGGACCGCGAAACCGAGGGGACGGGTACGTGGTTCGGTGGGCGCGGCGGCTGGAAGCTTGTGAAATGGTCGATCTTTTTTGGATTCGCTGCGTCGATCGCGGTCGAGGCATTCGCGATTAGATTTGGCTGGCTTCGTGAGTGGTTCATCGAAATCCCACAGCTTGTTATAACGATCGTAAACCCGGGTACGGTGCTAACGCTATTTTATGCTGCCTTTTCGCTATGGAGCGTGCGGCGTTACAACTCGACGCGTGCCGGGGCGTTGGCTTTGTTCACCTGCTTTTTGTGCGGATTTATCGTGTTGACAGTGATTGGCACTTACTTCCGCGGTCCAAATTGGAATTTCTACTGGTCTCCTTCTGAATGGAGTGCCCACTGACGCTATGAACAAGAATAAGTATTTGCTTATGTTTTCAAGTTTGGGAGTCCTGCTCCTGCTTGTAGTAGCGGCTGTTTCAGAGAATTACTTTAAGGAATGGCAGGCGATACAAAAGACGTCCAGCACCTCAGAGGGACCACTTGATCAACGGCTCCGTCAAATAGTAAATCCTTCGATGAGAAAGACGGATCGCTGCGTGACGTGTCACGTCGGAATGGCCTCGGGCGAACAGATCACAACCGGGCTGGCGGTCGGAGCGCCCCATAAACCTGTCGTTCATTCCCCAACAGAGATTGGCTGTACGGTCTGTCATGGCGGACAGGGCCAGGCGACTACAAAAGAGGATGCCCACGGAACCGTTGAATTTTGGAGCGAGCCAATGCTTCCCGCAAAATACGCATACGCCAGCTGCGGCACGTGCCATACGCCTCTAAATGTTCCGAACATCAACAAACTCGAAGCCGTCAGAAAGACGTTCGAAAGGCTGGACTGCTATGCCTGCCACCGGATCGAGGATCGCGGAGGAACACTTCGTCCCGGCGGCGTGACGGGAATGGAAGGCCCCGACCTTTCCCATGTCGGGATCAAGGGCTACAACAAAGACTGGTATGCGGGCCATCTGGAAAAAAGCAAGCAGTCTACCGAAGGACTCTGGAAAAACTCTTTTCGTGAGATCAGCGACGCCGATCGCGAATCCGTCCGCATATTCTTAGAAACTCAAATGGGCGCATCGAAACTTATCGAAGCCAAAGCCCAATTCAATACGGTCGGATGCGCCGGTTGTCATAAGGTCGGAAATTTTGGCGGCGATGCCGGAGTTGAATTGACCCGCGTCGGGGAAAAGGACCCCGGAACACTTAACTATTTGAGCGTTAAGAATGAACACACGCTCGGAAATTGGATCGTCCAGCATTTCCGTTCACCCGTTTCGACCGTTCCGGGCTCGCAGATGCCGATACTTGGCCTGAACGACAATCAAATCGATCTGCTGACAATGTACATGCTTTCACTTCGACGACGAAGCCTTCCTGATACTTATTTGCCAAAGGACCGGGTCAAGGCAATGCGTTTCGGAGCACGGGAATTCGCGTCAGACGGCGAGACAATCTACACGGCCGTTTGCACTAGCTGTCACGGAGCCGACGGTAAAGGCCGACGGTTTGCAGGATTGCCGAATTACCCTTCGATCACCTCGCAGGATTTTCTTGAGCTTGCCTCCGACGATTTCCTGCTGCAGACGATCCGGAACGGACGGCCCGGGCGGCCGATGCTGCCGTGGGGCGATCGGGAAAACGGATTTACGGACGACGAACTTCGCGGTGTGATCGCCTATATCCGTCAACTTGGCGGGAGCAGTCAACAGCAGCCGGATACGAAGCCGCAGATCTGGGCTAAGGGCGATGTGACTCTCGGAGCACGGCTATTCACGTCAAATTGCTCAGGCTGTCACGGCAAAACGGGCGAAGGAGCCGACGGCCCGTCTCTGAGCAACAAAATATTTCGCGCAAGCGTCACCGACACCTATCTTGTCGGCATTATCGGTCGGGGACGACGCGGAACTGTGATGCAGGGCTTTGCAAATCCTTCACCCGTGCGGCGTGCCCTAACGCAGGCGGAAATTGAGTCGATCGTGGTTTATATACGTTCATTGAATCCCAAATAGTTGAGCAGAATACGAGGAATGTTATGAAAAAAGAAATTTCGAGACGTGAGTTTATGGCGAGGATCTCCGCTGCTGGGTTTGGAGCGTTGGTTGCCTCGACGACGAATGCCTGGGGACTTGAGGCGATCGCAAATCCGCTCGCCGTCTATCCTAACCGCGACTGGGAAAAAGTTTATCGCGATCTGTGGGCCTACGACTCGCGTTACACGTTTACCTGTGCTCCGAACGATACGCATAACTGCCTGCTCAACGCACATGTTCGCCAAGGCGTAATTACACGGATCGGGCCGACGATGAAATATGGTGAGGCAACAGACCTATTCGGCAACAAACAATCTCATCGCTGGGATCCGCGTGTCTGTCAAAAAGGCTTGGCTCTGACGAGGCGATTTTACGGTGACCGGCGTGTTAACGGAACTATGGTACGCGCCGGATATAAGAAATGGTACGAGGCTGGATTCCCTCGTGGTGCCGACGGGCGTCCGCCCGAGGAATATTTCCAACGAGCCCGTGACGAATGGGTCCGAATGTCGCACGATGAAGGAGCCGTCATTGTCGCCGCTGCACTAAAGAACATCGCCGAAACCTACACCGGCGATGAGGGCAAGCGAAAGCTCAAAGAACAGCATTACGACGAAGCAGTGATCGAAGCAACACAAGGCGTTGGTACACAGGTGATGAAATTCCGCGGCGGCATGCCGCTGCTCGGAATGACCCGAGTTTTTGGGATGTACCGAATGGCGAATTCGATCGCATTGCTCGATTCGCATATTCGCGGTGTTGGGCCTGATCAGGCGATGGGAGGCAAAGGATTTGACAACTATTCGTGGCACACCGATCTGCCGCCCGGGCACACGATGGTGACGGGCCAGCAGACGGTCGAATTTGACCTCAATTCAGTCGAACAGGCAAAGACTGTCGTCGTCTGGGGAATGAACTGGATCACGACCAAAATGCCGGATGCTCACTGGCTGACCGAAGCTCGAATGAAAGGCACCCGCGTCGTGGTCATCGCTTGCGAATACTCAGCTACGGCAACAAAGGGCGACGATGTTCTCGTTGTTCGCCCCGGCACTACGCCGGCACTTGCCCTCGGTTTTGCAAACGTCATCATGCAGGAAAATCTGTATGACAAAGAATACGTCCGCCAATGGACCGACCTGCCAATACTCGTGCGGATGGATACGCTCAAATATCTAAAAGCGGCCGAGGTTTTCGGCGGCGATCCGGCCGTGCTAAA is a window of Chloracidobacterium sp. DNA encoding:
- a CDS encoding cytochrome b N-terminal domain-containing protein, with the translated sequence MKTAEHTALHEFWKNLTAAPRRMLEVTFRSGVPKTDRTRSTFVFGNVFLHLHSVRTHLWTLRWSTTMGLGIMTTAAFLITLVTGVLLMFYYKPYPDVAYLSIKDIHFVVPTGRFMQNIHRWAANVMVVAVILHMARAFYTAAYRKPREFNWLIGWGLLVLTLALSFTGYLLPWDQLAYWAITIGANIAQSPREITDAIGITQWMDIGGLQRELLLGSDKVGEEALIRFYLLHVMILPIGIVMLMAVHFWRIRKDGGLARPKNADELVGPLKEENYPVFTETPQKTYQLAAVVKGKTSAVGNGPENTLPSMPHLFYAEMAVLMLTVLICLALAMYSDAPLKELANP
- a CDS encoding c-type cytochrome, which codes for MNKNKYLLMFSSLGVLLLLVVAAVSENYFKEWQAIQKTSSTSEGPLDQRLRQIVNPSMRKTDRCVTCHVGMASGEQITTGLAVGAPHKPVVHSPTEIGCTVCHGGQGQATTKEDAHGTVEFWSEPMLPAKYAYASCGTCHTPLNVPNINKLEAVRKTFERLDCYACHRIEDRGGTLRPGGVTGMEGPDLSHVGIKGYNKDWYAGHLEKSKQSTEGLWKNSFREISDADRESVRIFLETQMGASKLIEAKAQFNTVGCAGCHKVGNFGGDAGVELTRVGEKDPGTLNYLSVKNEHTLGNWIVQHFRSPVSTVPGSQMPILGLNDNQIDLLTMYMLSLRRRSLPDTYLPKDRVKAMRFGAREFASDGETIYTAVCTSCHGADGKGRRFAGLPNYPSITSQDFLELASDDFLLQTIRNGRPGRPMLPWGDRENGFTDDELRGVIAYIRQLGGSSQQQPDTKPQIWAKGDVTLGARLFTSNCSGCHGKTGEGADGPSLSNKIFRASVTDTYLVGIIGRGRRGTVMQGFANPSPVRRALTQAEIESIVVYIRSLNPK